A stretch of the Thermofilum adornatum genome encodes the following:
- a CDS encoding DUF402 domain-containing protein, with protein MIRVRGIYATAVTGLLDEAGYRFADVSIDIQERFPALKKHSEVLLTIKDQDDRSGLIILGDPELLAKVVFLLRSIIPDLIVGYVPVGPYSMYVVRLVERVDGDIWLAEYMPGRFCTVKLRNSHSEGDLLLAHVTRASPEAPLLKEGAALTGRYVRLIQFERHNTSEHIRDAELRLQLLTLAMNEVPQGWGVHFRSAAKNANILDVGREIKELLKKATEFLNVFKPQSIGPVMVGESLALVEIPPDTALKFDTIRERYFTTIPFHHLLKSLGIEELSHKIDFAEKNVLSGRCFSREKVLEAIMEEFAKLHGSRVSIFHKKLTGQGHVWSAVAEIRSPGYVQLRRQSSSQGTYDGFKNIRREEGDQIVSYTWLFARTIIHFYYSPTGELKGIYVNLNTPVFFAFQPPGLKYVDLAMDVTYSPMEGVQVTDQEEFQELVEYEILPRSLAEKYKLFAEKVAGILGEKNSEEIVAEARRLQSSIFGTEVDKML; from the coding sequence TTGATAAGAGTTAGAGGTATTTATGCTACTGCAGTTACAGGTCTGCTCGACGAGGCTGGCTACAGATTTGCAGATGTAAGTATAGATATACAGGAGAGGTTTCCGGCGCTAAAGAAACATAGCGAGGTACTATTGACGATCAAGGACCAGGACGACAGGTCTGGGCTCATAATCCTGGGCGACCCGGAGCTTTTGGCGAAGGTTGTATTCCTGTTGAGAAGTATAATCCCTGACCTTATTGTTGGCTATGTGCCTGTGGGTCCATACTCCATGTATGTCGTCAGACTAGTTGAGAGGGTAGACGGGGACATCTGGCTTGCAGAGTACATGCCTGGCAGGTTCTGTACAGTAAAACTTCGCAACAGCCACTCTGAGGGGGATCTCCTATTAGCACACGTGACCAGGGCTTCGCCGGAAGCACCTCTACTCAAGGAGGGCGCGGCGTTGACTGGCCGATACGTGAGACTCATACAATTTGAGAGACACAACACAAGCGAGCACATAAGGGATGCAGAGCTTAGATTACAGCTACTGACCCTAGCCATGAACGAGGTTCCACAGGGCTGGGGTGTACATTTTAGGAGCGCCGCCAAGAACGCGAATATACTGGATGTTGGGAGGGAAATCAAAGAACTCCTGAAAAAGGCCACAGAATTTCTCAACGTGTTCAAGCCCCAAAGCATCGGACCTGTAATGGTTGGAGAATCCCTAGCACTCGTCGAGATACCTCCAGACACCGCTTTAAAGTTTGACACCATTCGTGAACGTTACTTCACTACTATTCCTTTCCACCACTTGTTGAAGAGCCTAGGCATAGAGGAGTTGAGCCATAAGATAGACTTCGCTGAGAAGAATGTCCTGAGCGGCCGCTGTTTTTCCCGCGAAAAAGTCCTAGAGGCTATTATGGAAGAATTCGCTAAGCTCCACGGCTCTAGGGTAAGCATCTTCCATAAAAAACTGACAGGGCAGGGACACGTGTGGAGCGCGGTTGCAGAGATTCGGAGCCCTGGATATGTCCAGTTGAGACGCCAGAGCTCTTCCCAGGGGACTTATGACGGGTTCAAGAATATCCGCCGCGAGGAGGGAGACCAGATAGTATCCTATACCTGGCTCTTTGCTCGCACTATTATCCACTTCTATTATTCCCCCACGGGGGAGCTAAAGGGAATATATGTGAACCTCAACACTCCTGTTTTCTTTGCATTCCAGCCCCCAGGCCTGAAATACGTTGACCTAGCAATGGACGTTACGTATTCGCCTATGGAAGGCGTACAAGTCACTGATCAAGAAGAATTCCAAGAGCTTGTCGAATATGAAATTCTTCCACGTAGCCTAGCCGAGAAGTATAAATTGTTTGCAGAAAAGGTGGCCGGCATACTGGGGGAGAAAAACAGTGAGGAAATAGTGGCTGAGGCTAGGAGACTCCAGTCATCCATCTTTGGGACAGAAGTAGACAAGATGCTCTAA
- a CDS encoding DUF2192 domain-containing protein yields the protein MSELHKKRIEVAVNIWGEILNGSFSSREELVSYLEEVYRTNRLEPIRGKTKINIWDKELATLYVVGKYGLALEEELYSFQNLFDIEVKADRTISAVLEGRDPRTTLREHFGSEDEDHVFRVLRLAMTSVVLGFMDEESFIKILAEFEKAFPELRENFASFKRFYIAFRMAEMIASGKIRNRIEKEAYKHAMCVKLNADKSAPPDDFIRDIVVSTFRVPEHRANGVLRMA from the coding sequence TTGTCAGAGCTACATAAGAAGCGTATAGAAGTAGCTGTAAATATATGGGGCGAGATACTTAACGGTTCTTTTTCTTCCCGCGAGGAACTTGTCTCATACCTAGAGGAGGTCTACAGGACAAATAGACTTGAGCCGATAAGGGGCAAGACAAAGATAAATATCTGGGACAAGGAGCTTGCGACCCTGTACGTCGTTGGAAAGTATGGCTTGGCGCTTGAGGAGGAGCTCTACAGTTTCCAGAACTTATTCGACATAGAGGTTAAAGCTGACAGAACTATCAGTGCCGTGCTTGAGGGCAGGGATCCAAGGACAACTCTCCGCGAGCATTTTGGCTCCGAAGATGAGGATCATGTCTTCAGGGTTCTACGGCTGGCAATGACCTCCGTAGTTCTGGGCTTTATGGATGAGGAGTCATTCATCAAGATACTGGCCGAGTTCGAGAAGGCCTTCCCAGAGCTACGTGAAAACTTTGCAAGCTTCAAGAGGTTCTATATTGCATTTAGGATGGCTGAAATGATTGCCTCCGGCAAGATCAGGAACAGAATCGAAAAGGAGGCATACAAGCATGCGATGTGCGTAAAGCTGAACGCCGACAAGTCGGCTCCCCCCGACGACTTTATACGAGACATAGTTGTCTCTACGTTCAGGGTTCCCGAGCACAGGGCAAACGGGGTTCTGCGGATGGCCTAG
- a CDS encoding HIT family protein produces MDTLFAPWRMAYIEYAKVGKEQGCFICNATKSDNLEENLVLYKGKHVIILMNKFPYNTGHLLIAPNRHVADFAQLSDEELLALSKALVQSIEVIKRAFSPDGFNIGVNLGRVAGAGLESHLHIHVVPRWNGDTNFMPVIADTKVIPEALKDTYRKLIKHVEIFKTFETMH; encoded by the coding sequence ATGGACACGCTATTTGCTCCCTGGCGCATGGCGTACATTGAATACGCGAAAGTCGGCAAGGAACAAGGATGCTTCATATGTAACGCTACAAAATCCGATAACCTCGAGGAAAACCTCGTCCTATATAAAGGCAAACATGTAATCATCCTGATGAACAAGTTCCCCTACAACACGGGCCATCTCTTAATAGCCCCAAACAGACACGTCGCCGACTTTGCACAGCTAAGCGACGAGGAACTTCTAGCACTCTCAAAAGCCCTAGTACAGTCGATCGAGGTTATTAAGAGAGCCTTCTCGCCAGACGGTTTCAACATTGGGGTAAACCTTGGCAGGGTAGCTGGCGCCGGTCTAGAAAGCCACCTACACATACATGTCGTGCCACGCTGGAACGGCGACACGAACTTTATGCCTGTAATTGCAGATACAAAAGTCATTCCAGAGGCACTGAAAGACACATATAGGAAGCTCATAAAACACGTAGAGATATTCAAAACATTTGAAACAATGCATTAA
- a CDS encoding arginine--tRNA ligase — translation MPEAIIHNPYEWLVTSVRETLIGFFKTNGLNIPPDAVELQATRREYGDLAVPVSKLARTSGVKFEELVSVLSGYKPSGLVKSSSVVNGFLNIVIDEKRYAEIVFNSVTRLGDSYGSVPSTETRKIIVEHVSANPIHPLHIGHLRNGVLGDTIARLLKSRGHNVKTHFYIDDVGLQVAYAAMAYRVAETAKSSMKRDHYVGSLYTMINLLIEIKKLKKELEKADENTAPEINRKISDYMWRLKEYAERLPDAFEKLSSWVNNVEDPEEEIRRLNRGYEKGDREAIRLVRGMISYCMDGIRETLNRLGIFFDSWDWESEITVWSGLTEDVLEKLRDSGYVERKDGALVFRADLVAESEEARSRAGIPKGLDITPMTLIRSDGTTLYTTRDIAYSIWKLSKADRVINVIAVQQTLAQAQLRLALYVLGYRDIGERLIHYSYEMVNLPGTRMTSRKGVYVAADDVLEEAVSRAKAEIKKRGIGREEDAEKVGLGALKFFFLSTSPNKVLTFDWDRILNFEQNSGPFVQYSYVRANSILEKAREEGISLDSLSVSEVGEEEHALIFLLGQFPEAVKQAADNLRPDILTNYLNTLASEFNYYYDHYPVLKAPTPEKKNSRLAVVYMVRTVVRNGLNMLGIEPPSKM, via the coding sequence TTGCCGGAGGCAATCATACATAACCCCTATGAATGGCTTGTTACAAGTGTCAGGGAGACTCTCATAGGTTTCTTTAAGACTAACGGGCTGAACATTCCTCCTGACGCCGTAGAGCTACAAGCGACACGAAGAGAGTACGGAGACTTAGCCGTGCCTGTTTCGAAGCTTGCTAGGACTTCCGGTGTGAAGTTTGAGGAACTTGTATCTGTTTTGTCGGGCTATAAGCCTTCGGGGCTTGTCAAGAGTAGCAGTGTTGTTAATGGTTTCCTTAACATTGTCATTGACGAGAAGAGGTACGCGGAGATAGTTTTCAACTCTGTTACTAGGCTTGGAGACTCCTATGGCAGTGTACCTTCTACTGAGACCCGGAAAATTATCGTAGAACATGTAAGTGCTAACCCTATCCACCCACTGCATATCGGCCATCTGAGAAACGGTGTACTGGGCGACACTATTGCAAGGCTTCTCAAGAGTAGGGGGCACAATGTCAAGACACACTTCTACATTGATGACGTAGGGTTACAGGTTGCCTACGCCGCTATGGCTTACAGGGTCGCCGAAACCGCGAAGTCTTCAATGAAGAGGGACCATTATGTTGGCTCACTCTATACAATGATTAACCTCTTGATCGAGATAAAGAAACTCAAGAAAGAGCTCGAGAAGGCAGACGAAAACACCGCGCCAGAAATAAACAGGAAAATCTCCGACTACATGTGGAGGCTGAAGGAATATGCAGAAAGGCTACCAGATGCCTTCGAAAAACTCTCGTCCTGGGTGAATAATGTAGAGGATCCTGAAGAGGAGATAAGGAGGCTGAACAGGGGGTACGAGAAAGGCGATAGAGAAGCAATAAGACTTGTACGCGGAATGATCAGCTACTGTATGGATGGTATCCGTGAAACACTGAACAGGCTCGGCATATTTTTTGACAGCTGGGACTGGGAAAGCGAGATAACTGTTTGGAGCGGTCTTACGGAGGACGTCTTGGAAAAACTTAGAGACAGCGGTTACGTCGAGCGAAAAGATGGCGCTCTCGTATTTAGGGCTGACCTGGTAGCAGAGTCTGAGGAAGCTAGAAGCCGTGCTGGGATACCTAAAGGCCTTGACATTACACCAATGACACTTATAAGGTCTGACGGAACAACACTGTATACTACGCGTGACATTGCTTACTCAATCTGGAAGCTTTCCAAGGCAGACAGAGTCATAAATGTGATTGCCGTCCAACAGACCCTTGCACAGGCACAGCTCAGGCTAGCCCTATATGTTCTTGGCTACAGAGACATTGGCGAGAGGCTTATACATTATTCCTATGAGATGGTCAACTTGCCTGGTACAAGAATGACGAGCAGGAAAGGCGTATATGTTGCAGCAGACGATGTGCTTGAAGAGGCTGTCTCCAGGGCAAAGGCAGAGATAAAGAAGAGGGGGATAGGCAGAGAAGAAGACGCCGAGAAAGTTGGGCTTGGCGCTTTGAAGTTTTTCTTCCTTAGCACCTCCCCGAACAAGGTTCTCACATTTGACTGGGATAGAATACTCAACTTTGAGCAGAACAGTGGACCCTTTGTTCAGTATAGCTATGTCCGTGCAAACAGCATTCTTGAGAAAGCTAGAGAAGAGGGGATATCACTTGACAGCCTCAGCGTCTCCGAGGTGGGTGAGGAGGAGCATGCCTTAATATTTCTCCTTGGACAGTTCCCAGAAGCTGTTAAGCAGGCCGCTGACAACTTGAGGCCAGACATATTAACCAATTACCTCAACACGCTTGCATCGGAGTTCAACTACTATTACGATCACTACCCAGTGCTTAAAGCCCCTACGCCCGAGAAGAAAAACTCAAGGCTGGCAGTCGTATACATGGTGCGTACGGTGGTCAGGAACGGCTTGAACATGCTGGGGATAGAGCCACCATCAAAAATGTGA
- a CDS encoding pelota family protein, which produces MRVLNIDEERGEIEVVVEVLEDLYFLHMLLQRGDTVYGWTTRQMKVSRGGGEEKGDRVPVYMGIEVEKISYAKFSEKLRVTGKVVEAPEDFHAKGSYHTIQVGIGDKLRIIKKNGIDSFTRNVLERSTSSIMRVLLVAVGDEEIAVGLLSPVGIEIKSTIPYTPKGEGKESSIEARYKDPIKQILARVVSVAKTEKIDEIVVAVNEKLSAVTQKILDELGVKAKIVKVAEGGESGIHEILRRSDLREMFRSIRVTAEITELEKLLEELFTGSEKVATGLAQVASAAEWGLVEKVIVNDELLFGETRDQLIEMLDKIFTRNGKVIIIPEESEAGKKLKSLGGIIAKLYYAPTT; this is translated from the coding sequence TTGAGGGTCTTAAACATAGACGAGGAAAGGGGGGAAATAGAGGTAGTTGTTGAGGTACTAGAGGACCTATATTTTCTCCACATGCTCCTCCAGAGGGGAGACACAGTCTATGGCTGGACCACTAGGCAGATGAAGGTCTCGAGGGGTGGAGGCGAAGAGAAGGGCGACAGGGTTCCAGTGTACATGGGTATAGAGGTCGAGAAAATTTCCTATGCAAAGTTCTCCGAGAAGCTACGTGTAACAGGCAAGGTCGTAGAGGCTCCGGAGGATTTTCACGCGAAGGGTAGCTACCACACGATACAGGTAGGAATCGGCGACAAGCTGAGAATAATAAAGAAGAACGGCATAGATAGCTTTACCAGAAACGTGCTGGAAAGATCCACGTCAAGTATCATGCGGGTATTGCTCGTTGCAGTGGGAGATGAAGAGATAGCAGTAGGTCTTTTGTCTCCAGTGGGAATCGAGATAAAATCCACTATTCCTTACACGCCCAAGGGAGAGGGGAAAGAATCAAGCATAGAGGCACGCTACAAGGATCCAATTAAACAGATACTTGCCAGAGTAGTTTCGGTTGCGAAGACGGAAAAAATAGATGAAATAGTTGTAGCGGTTAACGAGAAGCTTTCGGCAGTAACGCAGAAAATACTTGACGAGCTAGGAGTCAAAGCTAAAATAGTTAAGGTAGCCGAGGGAGGAGAGTCAGGCATACATGAGATCCTCAGGAGAAGCGATCTAAGAGAAATGTTTAGAAGCATACGAGTAACTGCAGAAATAACAGAGCTTGAAAAGCTACTAGAGGAACTGTTCACGGGAAGCGAGAAAGTCGCCACGGGTTTAGCTCAGGTAGCTAGCGCTGCAGAATGGGGACTCGTAGAAAAAGTAATTGTAAACGACGAGCTGCTCTTCGGTGAGACACGCGACCAACTAATCGAAATGTTAGACAAGATATTTACCCGCAACGGAAAAGTAATAATTATACCAGAAGAAAGCGAAGCCGGTAAAAAACTCAAAAGCCTCGGTGGAATAATTGCAAAACTCTACTATGCTCCAACAACCTAA
- a CDS encoding ribonuclease P protein component 4: protein MYRKRHEIKDLARQRIERLLRFAEMVYPTEPELAHRYGKIAMAICKKAQIPYPDTLKAQVCRKCGSFLVPGETMRVRVKNRGKMKYIAVTCLRCGYVRRYPLKWKDVLPKPWHIFYGDRGD, encoded by the coding sequence ATGTATAGAAAGAGGCACGAAATAAAGGATTTGGCACGTCAAAGAATCGAACGGCTACTCAGATTTGCAGAAATGGTCTACCCGACCGAGCCCGAGCTGGCACACCGCTATGGAAAAATAGCAATGGCCATATGCAAGAAGGCACAGATACCATACCCAGACACATTGAAAGCCCAAGTTTGCCGTAAATGCGGGAGCTTCCTTGTCCCCGGAGAAACAATGCGGGTTAGAGTTAAAAACCGCGGAAAAATGAAATACATTGCCGTTACATGCCTGAGGTGCGGCTACGTGAGGAGATACCCCCTCAAATGGAAAGACGTGCTTCCCAAGCCGTGGCACATCTTTTATGGTGACAGAGGTGACTAA
- a CDS encoding ArsR family transcriptional regulator: MSLSGAESIAGVLKALSNEVRLRILFVLRDQKHMRFSDLAEKLDITPEKLAFHLKQLSKAGLIHSSNEYYCLTHLGEKVLANLDELLVKSKEPEYRSVLLENGIVIPLETYMETLLENVCRPGIKRDTKRKVLLDTYSLVDEKLGSTLVPENIVKLFLLEKCMTSNCLRENIDIHISIGNEESFPGNSIDTNLLAEVGLLEPLASGIALFDVNWVTGIQAIYLPISSTESLRKLVKLSKKVRGVIVRLDDNVNSDSIRILEVLASITKLTLSITLSGEPSRVLIELLRLGQLPPNNFLVSVYVNKPDSVCQEDLKNITRLINLGVPLVFTFEDKVLAGDFFLVPNIDRPLALAGSISILLPTLYRSKDTNIDPLDILLDVYRSSARLFENLQRRGAGVVRLIGEVLKDTPSYAFQFSYPGYEPTLLQSQPAYIESWGTPSYLERLLVSARGFIEEVTKLSKEYSQDTLNVYFSPNRNIHIVARAWRTMYPEYVNNFSPFIYSDNLKRSIANNLRLEGELHASRGLVSVPEIVVKSITPADLSLALKQLYRVGLRGFTVTRANLYMCLNCGEVSQVKTSQCPRCYSNNMEELKRLVLYYDPQKTLDEVSINALASRPSPRKIEEIFAEAGFTSS, from the coding sequence GTGTCATTGTCTGGCGCAGAATCAATTGCCGGGGTACTTAAGGCTCTTTCAAACGAGGTTAGGTTACGCATACTTTTTGTCCTGCGGGACCAGAAACATATGCGTTTTAGCGACCTAGCAGAAAAACTAGACATAACACCTGAGAAACTAGCTTTTCACCTTAAACAATTGTCGAAAGCTGGCCTCATACACTCGTCAAACGAGTATTACTGTCTCACTCATCTCGGGGAAAAAGTCCTAGCAAACCTAGATGAACTCCTAGTCAAATCTAAGGAGCCGGAATACAGGTCGGTGCTCCTAGAAAACGGGATAGTAATCCCCCTCGAAACTTATATGGAGACCCTGCTAGAAAATGTTTGCAGACCTGGGATAAAGCGCGACACAAAGAGAAAAGTACTCCTCGATACATATTCACTTGTCGACGAAAAGCTCGGCTCGACACTTGTACCCGAGAACATTGTTAAACTCTTCCTCCTCGAGAAATGTATGACGAGTAACTGTCTACGTGAAAACATCGACATCCACATATCGATCGGGAACGAGGAATCCTTCCCGGGAAACAGTATTGACACCAATCTTTTGGCAGAAGTCGGGCTCCTAGAACCCCTAGCAAGCGGTATAGCCCTTTTCGATGTGAACTGGGTAACAGGAATACAGGCCATATATCTCCCGATATCATCCACCGAATCCCTCAGAAAACTTGTAAAGTTGAGTAAAAAGGTTCGAGGCGTAATTGTCAGGCTTGACGACAATGTGAACAGTGACTCCATTAGGATACTAGAGGTTTTGGCAAGCATCACTAAGCTGACCTTGTCCATAACTCTTAGCGGAGAGCCAAGCAGAGTCCTAATAGAACTATTAAGGCTAGGACAACTCCCGCCCAACAATTTCCTAGTGTCTGTTTATGTCAACAAACCTGACTCAGTTTGCCAGGAAGACCTAAAGAACATTACCAGACTTATTAACCTTGGCGTACCTTTGGTCTTCACATTTGAAGACAAAGTATTGGCAGGGGACTTCTTTCTTGTCCCAAACATAGATAGACCCCTAGCACTGGCTGGAAGCATAAGCATCCTGTTACCTACATTGTACAGATCTAAGGACACCAATATAGACCCACTAGACATCCTGCTCGATGTTTATAGGAGCTCTGCTCGGCTGTTTGAGAATCTTCAGAGACGGGGCGCGGGAGTCGTAAGGCTAATAGGCGAAGTCTTAAAGGATACTCCAAGCTATGCCTTCCAGTTTTCATACCCCGGGTACGAACCAACCCTTCTCCAGAGCCAGCCAGCCTACATAGAGTCTTGGGGAACACCGTCCTATTTAGAGAGACTTCTCGTCTCAGCAAGAGGATTCATAGAAGAAGTGACAAAGCTGAGCAAGGAATACAGTCAAGACACTTTAAACGTCTACTTCAGTCCAAACAGAAATATACATATAGTAGCCAGGGCCTGGAGAACAATGTATCCAGAATACGTGAATAATTTTTCCCCGTTTATCTACAGTGACAATCTAAAAAGAAGCATCGCAAACAATCTTAGACTTGAGGGAGAACTCCACGCATCCAGAGGACTCGTCAGCGTTCCAGAAATAGTCGTGAAAAGCATTACTCCAGCAGACCTCTCCCTGGCATTAAAGCAACTATACAGGGTAGGTCTGCGAGGATTCACAGTGACCAGGGCAAATCTTTACATGTGTCTCAACTGTGGCGAAGTCTCCCAAGTAAAGACATCACAATGTCCCCGATGCTACTCGAACAATATGGAAGAGCTGAAACGACTAGTCCTCTACTACGATCCACAGAAAACACTAGATGAAGTATCTATAAATGCCCTCGCCTCTAGACCCTCCCCAAGGAAGATAGAGGAAATATTCGCCGAGGCTGGATTTACCTCAAGCTAA
- a CDS encoding methyltransferase, translating to MKILVTTVPGIENIAVQEIGELCPEAHSYVASSSGRVTAELPENCLAQIITRIHSAENVYLLLGEADRLEEVGEELALHAKELIAWHRYFSVRAERITKDIETTSLEIASKIGRIIQEKTGLEVSLDFPDIILYVEYEAGRYRYGVYLTHAGNLRDRPYRRYIHRSALNPVLAYAMCRIASPREKLWDPFCGSGTIPLECLSVDPGLKALCSDVNSDFIRGALENSRSINKTLLLFTCDIGHAPVRNFTVDAIVTNPPFGIREKAVGGLKRSYEALFRLARHNLEEDGKLVVLTTHRRLVEEISRNMGFDTTGTWRIYEGGLTSFIYKLQPK from the coding sequence TTGAAAATACTTGTAACAACAGTTCCAGGCATAGAGAACATAGCAGTACAGGAAATCGGGGAGCTATGCCCAGAAGCCCATTCATATGTAGCCTCCTCTTCGGGCAGAGTAACAGCTGAGCTACCCGAGAACTGCCTGGCACAGATAATTACTAGGATACACTCTGCAGAGAACGTGTACCTTCTCCTAGGCGAAGCTGATAGACTCGAGGAGGTAGGCGAGGAACTGGCCTTGCACGCCAAAGAGCTCATTGCATGGCACAGGTACTTCTCAGTTCGCGCCGAGAGAATAACCAAGGACATTGAAACAACTTCGCTAGAGATAGCCTCCAAGATTGGGAGAATCATACAGGAAAAAACAGGGCTAGAGGTGTCACTGGACTTCCCAGACATAATCCTCTACGTTGAATACGAGGCCGGCAGGTACAGGTACGGCGTATACCTGACACACGCTGGTAACCTGAGAGACAGGCCCTACCGTAGATATATACACCGCTCGGCACTGAACCCGGTACTCGCATATGCAATGTGTAGGATCGCCTCGCCAAGGGAGAAATTATGGGACCCCTTCTGTGGCTCCGGCACAATACCACTCGAATGCCTCTCAGTAGACCCAGGTCTAAAGGCTCTGTGTAGCGACGTTAACAGTGATTTTATTCGGGGAGCTTTAGAGAACTCGAGAAGCATTAACAAGACTCTCCTACTTTTCACCTGTGACATCGGACATGCACCTGTTAGAAACTTCACGGTCGACGCTATAGTAACAAATCCCCCCTTCGGTATAAGGGAAAAGGCTGTCGGCGGGTTAAAGAGGAGCTATGAGGCATTGTTCCGACTTGCTAGACATAACCTGGAGGAGGATGGGAAACTTGTCGTCTTGACGACACATAGGAGGCTTGTAGAGGAAATAAGCAGAAACATGGGCTTCGACACTACTGGGACATGGAGGATATACGAGGGCGGTCTCACAAGCTTCATCTACAAGCTCCAGCCCAAATAA
- a CDS encoding 30S ribosomal protein S26e yields the protein MPKKRKSRGRHKGGKGKEDLVQCDECGALVPRSKAVKITKPVMPVDPSLAKELRDKGAILPQYTVTKYLCLRCAIYRGIIKIRPEEERKQQKLKLPF from the coding sequence ATGCCGAAGAAACGTAAGAGCCGTGGTCGTCATAAGGGTGGAAAGGGCAAGGAAGACCTCGTACAGTGCGACGAGTGTGGAGCACTTGTTCCAAGATCTAAGGCAGTAAAGATAACCAAGCCTGTCATGCCTGTAGACCCGTCACTTGCGAAAGAGCTGAGAGACAAGGGAGCCATCCTCCCACAATACACGGTGACCAAGTATCTGTGTCTGCGCTGCGCGATTTACCGCGGAATAATAAAGATTAGGCCAGAGGAAGAGAGGAAACAGCAGAAGCTTAAGCTACCATTCTAG
- the cas6 gene encoding CRISPR system precrRNA processing endoribonuclease RAMP protein Cas6, whose product MLVVSASIEVYPIRDTILPPFTSKVTRTAFASLWGEEPLLGRLGSFSVLYRDGKPLYKRLDTSELLVARAGERLEARVSFLTGESPPVPEDYSTFMFSGTEFNTRVTGIEVTTLENLRIDLPKKFSLKFLTPTLLPVPGRGELLKEKGVKRRYKLLPDLPLALRLLTYDLKLKKIDLIKATPFQIYKWAYRALAELDYHVKPETVLYTVRDGKPSTERGFTGFVLYELLDEASPLKQELEKLLAFALRFGIGKSRSIGFGQISLQPIRK is encoded by the coding sequence ATGCTTGTTGTATCCGCCTCGATAGAAGTCTACCCCATCCGCGATACAATTCTGCCACCATTTACAAGCAAGGTGACCCGGACTGCTTTCGCCTCTCTTTGGGGAGAAGAGCCCCTGCTGGGACGTCTGGGCTCTTTTAGCGTGCTTTACAGGGACGGCAAACCCCTCTACAAGCGACTAGACACAAGTGAGCTTTTAGTTGCAAGGGCTGGGGAAAGGCTAGAGGCAAGAGTATCGTTCCTGACAGGTGAGAGTCCTCCAGTGCCTGAGGATTATTCAACCTTCATGTTCAGCGGGACAGAATTCAACACAAGAGTCACAGGGATAGAAGTTACAACACTAGAAAACCTGCGGATTGATTTGCCGAAAAAATTCTCGCTAAAGTTCCTCACACCCACGCTTTTACCTGTCCCTGGAAGAGGAGAATTACTAAAAGAAAAAGGGGTAAAGAGGAGATACAAGCTTCTGCCAGATCTCCCCTTGGCGCTACGCCTTCTCACTTATGACTTAAAACTGAAAAAAATAGACCTCATAAAGGCAACGCCCTTCCAGATATATAAATGGGCCTACAGGGCCCTAGCAGAGCTAGACTACCACGTCAAGCCCGAAACAGTTCTGTATACTGTCAGAGACGGAAAACCGTCAACAGAGAGAGGTTTCACGGGCTTTGTGCTATACGAGTTACTCGACGAAGCATCCCCCCTAAAACAAGAACTAGAAAAACTCCTGGCATTTGCGCTAAGGTTCGGCATAGGGAAATCTAGAAGCATTGGGTTCGGGCAGATTTCACTTCAGCCCATACGTAAGTAG
- a CDS encoding 50S ribosomal protein L16, with protein sequence MPLRPGKCYRHFGTPPYTRLEYIKSNPPVLVPKFDLGNPKGNFNTIVKLVVLKPGQIRANALEAARQHANKYLSAKVGDSNFFLRLTVYPHHILRENKMMAMAGADRLQDGMRLSFGTPVGRAARVDSMQVIMFVKVDAKNVDKAKEALRRAASKIPLPSRIIVETVGGA encoded by the coding sequence ATGCCGCTGAGGCCTGGTAAGTGCTATAGACACTTTGGGACTCCGCCCTATACTAGGCTAGAGTATATCAAGAGTAATCCACCAGTGCTAGTTCCAAAGTTTGACCTTGGCAACCCTAAGGGTAACTTTAATACTATTGTAAAGCTTGTGGTATTAAAGCCTGGCCAGATCAGGGCAAACGCTCTGGAGGCCGCCAGGCAACATGCAAACAAGTACTTGTCTGCGAAAGTTGGCGACTCAAACTTCTTCCTGCGGTTGACAGTGTATCCGCACCATATTCTGCGTGAGAACAAGATGATGGCAATGGCTGGCGCAGACAGGCTTCAGGACGGTATGAGGCTTTCCTTTGGCACTCCAGTCGGGAGGGCTGCCAGGGTGGACAGCATGCAGGTCATCATGTTTGTCAAGGTTGATGCAAAGAACGTTGACAAGGCAAAGGAGGCTTTACGCCGCGCCGCATCCAAGATTCCCCTGCCGAGCAGGATAATTGTCGAGACTGTAGGCGGTGCCTAG